One window from the genome of Faecalibacterium sp. HTF-F encodes:
- a CDS encoding DUF1653 domain-containing protein has translation MEPFKYNVLPGRYRHFKGNEYEVLGMARHSETEEEMVVYRALYGERGLWVRPAAMWCETVERDGRVQPRFVRIEAAE, from the coding sequence ATGGAACCATTCAAATACAACGTTCTGCCGGGCCGCTACCGGCATTTCAAGGGCAACGAATACGAGGTGCTGGGCATGGCCCGGCACAGCGAGACCGAAGAGGAAATGGTGGTGTACCGCGCTTTGTACGGTGAGCGCGGCCTCTGGGTGCGCCCGGCCGCCATGTGGTGTGAGACCGTGGAGCGGGACGGCAGGGTGCAGCCGCGCTTTGTGCGCATTGAAGCGGCTGAGTGA
- a CDS encoding SMP-30/gluconolactonase/LRE family protein, with translation MRIGLVEFLLILAIASLTIGPQVALFVDRWLRRANRVNARAARRRAEYAAQAAAERDALLKRFRTASTVFGVCILLALVYTLVFRPIDTPPQAYDAPAVRQDTGAAQTALATDDKGTLDLGGYQNVDCIRARDGLVYAAACDGAALKKCSSDLVRTDGGHTAAVLTVDGELTGFAFDGSGDLWLSILTPGGGSLCRAAHDSWGTAVEQVVTQIDGAPLGAVSAVEAAPDGRIYFAVAAAAGAADGLESALRTELLAHTGTGCVYVYDPAARSVQKVLGGVAGAAGLALSPDGSTLYVSDLANRCVWRVSADAQDLTAGGKNCSSLVSGLPGYPGALAMDPDGTLYIGYRWARSSWLEKNAGSTLLRGIALRAGRNLQEKLFSLPADAPCTEVVDTADGSWQRVVSGRGAGSVTALCPVESRLYLGLAGSEKVRSANL, from the coding sequence ATGAGGATCGGACTTGTTGAATTTCTGCTCATCCTTGCCATTGCGTCGCTCACCATCGGGCCGCAGGTGGCATTGTTCGTGGACCGCTGGCTGCGGCGGGCAAACCGCGTCAATGCCAGAGCCGCCCGCCGCCGGGCAGAATATGCCGCGCAGGCGGCTGCCGAGCGGGACGCCCTGCTCAAGCGCTTCCGCACGGCCAGCACGGTGTTTGGCGTGTGCATTCTGCTGGCGCTGGTATATACACTGGTGTTCCGGCCCATCGATACACCGCCGCAGGCGTACGATGCCCCTGCTGTGCGGCAGGATACCGGTGCAGCACAGACGGCCCTTGCAACCGACGATAAGGGCACGCTGGATCTGGGCGGGTATCAGAACGTGGACTGCATCCGCGCCCGGGACGGCCTTGTATATGCTGCGGCCTGCGATGGTGCCGCGCTGAAAAAGTGCAGCAGCGACCTTGTGCGCACCGATGGCGGTCACACGGCGGCGGTGCTGACGGTGGACGGAGAGCTGACCGGCTTTGCCTTTGACGGCAGCGGGGACCTGTGGCTGAGCATCCTCACGCCCGGCGGCGGCAGTCTGTGCCGTGCCGCCCACGACAGCTGGGGCACGGCGGTGGAGCAGGTGGTGACCCAGATCGACGGTGCACCGCTGGGGGCAGTCTCGGCGGTGGAAGCCGCGCCGGACGGCAGGATCTATTTTGCGGTTGCTGCCGCTGCCGGTGCTGCCGACGGGCTGGAGAGCGCTCTGCGCACCGAACTGCTGGCCCACACCGGCACCGGCTGTGTGTATGTGTACGACCCGGCGGCACGCTCGGTGCAGAAGGTGCTGGGCGGCGTGGCCGGTGCTGCCGGTCTGGCGCTGAGTCCGGACGGCAGCACCCTGTATGTCTCCGACCTTGCAAACCGCTGTGTGTGGAGGGTGAGCGCTGACGCGCAGGATCTGACCGCAGGCGGAAAGAACTGCAGCAGCTTGGTCTCCGGCCTGCCGGGGTATCCCGGTGCGCTGGCGATGGACCCGGACGGGACCCTGTACATCGGCTACCGCTGGGCCCGCAGCAGCTGGCTGGAAAAAAATGCAGGCAGCACCCTGCTGCGGGGCATCGCCCTGCGTGCAGGCCGGAATCTGCAGGAGAAGCTGTTCAGCCTGCCTGCGGACGCCCCCTGCACCGAGGTGGTGGACACCGCAGACGGCAGCTGGCAGCGGGTGGTCTCCGGCCGGGGCGCAGGCAGCGTGACGGCCCTGTGCCCGGTGGAAAGCAGGCTGTATCTCGGCCTTGCAGGCAGCGAAAAGGTGCGCAGTGCAAATCTTTGA
- a CDS encoding TIGR01440 family protein, with protein MTEEFKKQIETEARQAVTELLAQAKLKKGDVFVVGCSSSEIVGGHIGKDSSLEAAQAVYAGVAPVLAENGIWLAAQCCEHLNRAIIIEREAAEKYGWEEVCVVPRPHAGGSWATTCWKKFREPVAVEEIRAHAGIDIGGTLIGMHLRRVAVPVRLSLSKIGEANILCARTRPKLIGGERAKYTEED; from the coding sequence ATGACAGAGGAATTCAAAAAACAGATCGAAACCGAGGCGCGGCAGGCCGTGACAGAGCTGCTGGCGCAGGCTAAGCTGAAAAAAGGGGACGTGTTCGTAGTGGGCTGTTCCTCCAGCGAGATCGTGGGCGGGCACATCGGCAAGGATTCCAGCCTCGAGGCGGCACAGGCCGTGTATGCAGGCGTGGCACCGGTGCTGGCCGAAAACGGCATCTGGCTGGCCGCGCAGTGCTGTGAGCATCTGAACCGCGCCATCATAATTGAGCGGGAAGCCGCCGAAAAATACGGCTGGGAAGAGGTGTGCGTGGTGCCCCGCCCCCATGCAGGCGGCAGCTGGGCCACCACCTGCTGGAAGAAGTTCCGGGAGCCGGTGGCCGTGGAAGAGATCCGCGCCCACGCAGGCATTGATATCGGCGGCACCCTCATCGGGATGCACCTCAGAAGGGTGGCAGTGCCGGTGCGGCTGAGCCTTTCAAAGATCGGCGAAGCCAACATCCTGTGCGCCCGCACCCGCCCGAAGCTCATTGGCGGCGAGCGCGCCAAGTATACCGAGGAGGACTGA
- a CDS encoding YggS family pyridoxal phosphate-dependent enzyme: MAEKNLEQMKEAVAEIREKMAAAAREAGRDPAAVQLCAACKTRTAQMVAASAALPIDVFGENHVQELCANFDAGAYCGKPSHFIGHLQTNKIKKVLGRASLIQSVDSEHLLNAIEKEAARAGIVQDVLLEVNIGGEESKTGVAPEALWPLLDAAAAQEHIRVKGLMAIPPVNDDDARNRRYLAEVYKLFVQAGERGYSNVSMETLSMGMSGDFENAIREGATLVRIGTAIYGERDYSKK; this comes from the coding sequence ATGGCAGAAAAGAATCTGGAACAGATGAAGGAGGCCGTGGCGGAGATCCGGGAAAAGATGGCTGCTGCCGCCCGTGAAGCAGGCCGCGACCCGGCAGCGGTGCAGCTGTGCGCTGCCTGCAAGACCCGCACTGCACAGATGGTGGCCGCAAGTGCCGCGCTGCCCATCGATGTGTTTGGCGAGAACCATGTGCAGGAGCTGTGCGCAAACTTTGACGCCGGTGCCTACTGCGGTAAGCCCAGCCACTTTATCGGCCATCTGCAGACCAACAAGATCAAAAAGGTGCTGGGCCGCGCCAGCCTCATCCAGAGCGTGGACAGTGAGCATCTGCTGAATGCCATCGAGAAGGAAGCAGCCAGGGCCGGCATCGTGCAGGACGTGCTGCTGGAGGTGAACATCGGCGGGGAGGAGAGCAAGACCGGCGTGGCACCGGAAGCGCTCTGGCCGCTGCTGGATGCCGCTGCCGCACAGGAGCACATCCGGGTCAAGGGGCTGATGGCCATTCCTCCCGTGAACGACGATGATGCCCGCAACCGCCGCTATCTGGCCGAGGTGTACAAGCTGTTCGTACAGGCAGGCGAACGCGGCTATTCCAACGTGTCCATGGAGACCCTCTCCATGGGCATGAGCGGCGACTTTGAAAACGCCATCCGGGAGGGTGCCACCCTCGTGCGCATCGGCACCGCCATCTACGGTGAACGGGATTACAGTAAAAAGTAA
- a CDS encoding ABC transporter ATP-binding protein, with product MSKTKINDPGAHHAGSGALIQRFLPYLAKYKKTLFLDLFCAALTTLCDIVLPKIMSTITNAAMGVGITLTAGIVLRLATLYFVLRIIDGAASYYMSSIGHIMGVHIETDMRRDAFDHLLKLDHTYYNNTKVGTIMGRITNDLFDVTEFAHHCPEEFFIAAIKIVVSFVILCRASVPLTLAVFACVPLMGVVSVYLNGRLRARFRQQRVQIGELNSTIEDSLLGQGVVKAFAAENEEREKFAKGNREFEEIKTLGYYAMGAFNTSTRLFDGLMYLVVILAGGLSLVYGRITAGDMVAYMLYVTTLIATIRRIVEFAEQFQRGMTGIERFAEIMDTPVTIGDAPDAVPLQPGPGDIRFENVSFEYPDDHNKVLHNVSLDIRAGERLALVGPSGGGKTTLCNLIPRFYEVTSGRILIDGQDIRHVTLKSLRQDIGIVQQDVYLFSGTVAQNIAYGKPGATREEIMEAARLAGAEKFILALKDGFDTYVGERGVKLSGGQKQRIAIARVFLKNPPILILDEATSALDNESEILVGQSLEKLAHGRTTLTIAHRLTTIKDYDRILVLGEEGIVESGTHDQLLAKQGVYYRLWNQLPGDETL from the coding sequence ATGTCAAAAACCAAGATCAACGACCCCGGGGCGCACCACGCAGGCAGCGGTGCGCTGATCCAGCGGTTTCTGCCCTATCTGGCAAAGTACAAAAAGACCCTGTTTCTGGATCTGTTCTGTGCAGCACTGACCACCCTGTGTGATATCGTGCTGCCCAAGATCATGAGCACCATCACCAACGCCGCCATGGGCGTGGGCATCACCCTGACGGCAGGCATCGTGCTGCGGCTGGCAACGCTCTATTTTGTGCTGCGCATCATCGACGGTGCAGCCAGCTACTACATGTCCAGCATCGGTCATATCATGGGCGTCCACATCGAGACCGACATGCGCCGCGATGCCTTTGACCACCTGCTGAAGCTGGACCACACCTACTACAACAACACCAAGGTGGGCACCATCATGGGCCGCATCACCAACGACCTGTTCGATGTGACCGAGTTTGCCCACCACTGCCCGGAGGAATTTTTCATTGCGGCCATCAAGATCGTGGTGTCCTTTGTCATCCTGTGCCGGGCCAGTGTGCCGCTGACGCTGGCGGTGTTCGCCTGCGTGCCGCTGATGGGGGTGGTATCGGTATACCTGAACGGACGTCTGCGGGCACGGTTCCGCCAGCAGCGCGTGCAGATCGGCGAGCTGAACTCCACCATTGAGGACAGCCTGCTGGGGCAGGGCGTCGTGAAGGCCTTTGCCGCCGAGAATGAGGAACGGGAAAAGTTCGCCAAGGGCAACCGGGAGTTCGAGGAGATCAAGACCCTCGGCTACTACGCCATGGGTGCCTTCAACACCTCCACCCGCCTGTTCGACGGCCTGATGTATCTGGTGGTCATTCTGGCAGGCGGCCTCTCGCTGGTATACGGCAGGATCACCGCCGGTGACATGGTGGCCTATATGCTGTACGTCACCACCCTCATTGCCACCATCCGCCGCATCGTGGAGTTTGCCGAGCAGTTCCAGCGCGGCATGACCGGCATCGAGCGCTTTGCCGAGATCATGGACACCCCGGTGACCATCGGCGACGCCCCGGACGCGGTACCGCTGCAGCCCGGCCCCGGTGACATCCGGTTTGAAAATGTCAGCTTTGAGTACCCGGACGACCACAACAAGGTCCTGCACAACGTCAGTCTGGATATCCGGGCGGGCGAACGGCTGGCGCTGGTCGGCCCCTCGGGCGGCGGCAAGACCACCCTGTGCAACCTCATCCCCCGCTTCTACGAGGTGACCAGCGGCCGCATCCTGATCGACGGGCAGGATATCCGCCATGTCACCCTGAAGAGCCTGCGGCAGGATATCGGCATCGTGCAGCAGGATGTGTACCTGTTCAGCGGCACGGTGGCCCAGAACATCGCCTACGGCAAGCCCGGTGCTACCCGCGAAGAGATCATGGAAGCGGCGCGTCTGGCGGGTGCGGAAAAGTTCATTCTGGCCCTGAAGGACGGCTTCGACACCTATGTGGGTGAGCGCGGCGTCAAGCTCTCCGGCGGGCAGAAGCAGCGCATCGCCATTGCGCGGGTGTTCCTGAAGAACCCGCCCATCCTCATTCTGGACGAGGCCACCAGCGCACTGGACAACGAAAGCGAGATCCTGGTGGGCCAGAGCCTTGAAAAGCTGGCCCATGGCCGCACCACCCTCACCATCGCCCACCGCCTGACCACCATCAAGGACTACGACCGCATCCTTGTGCTGGGCGAAGAGGGCATCGTGGAGTCCGGCACCCATGACCAGCTGCTGGCAAAGCAGGGCGTCTACTACCGCCTGTGGAACCAGCTGCCGGGGGATGAAACGCTGTAA